The Gemmatimonadaceae bacterium region CGCCTCACCCGCTCACCACCGCGCACCGCGTCGAATCTGAAGTTCGCGCCGCGACGCCGCGCCTCCCACCTGCGGGCTCATCCTCGGTGCGGACGGCAACCTACCCATGTCGTCGAGCACGAACAAGCGCGCGACCCAGGGCCGACCAACCCTTTGCCTCCCGTCGCTGTCGAAGTCTGCGTTCCGCGCCCCGCGGCGGTTGGAGATCGCTCCGTCACCGCGATCGCGACGTGCCGAGCGTGCACCGGGCAGCTTGTCCCTGCCGACATCCCGATCCCATATGCGCCCTTTCGTCTGCGTTCCGCTTCTCATCGCCGCGGCTCCGCTTGGCGCCCAGCAACTGGCGCCACGCAATGACCCGGTGCGCGCGCCGTCGGCGTTCACCACCAGTGCCATCCGCGCCGACGCCGCGCCTGTCATCGATGGACGCGACCGCGACGCCGTATGGCGGAGCGCCCAGGTGATCCAGGGGTTTCGCCAGTTCGATCCCGTCGAGGACGCCGAACCGACGTTCAACACGGAAGCGCGGATCGCCTACGACGATCGGAACCTCTACATCCTGGTGCGCGCGTTCGATCCGCACCCGGATTCGATCATGGCGCTGCTGAGCCGGCGCGACGAGCGCACGCAGTCGGACTACATCCGTGTAACGATCGACTCGTACCACGACAAGCGCACGGGCTACCAGTTCATGGTCAACCCAGCCGGCGTGCAGCGCGACATCTACCTCTTCAACGACTCCGAGGAGGATCTGACCTGGAACGCGGTGTGGGAGTCGAAGACGGCGATCGACTCACTCGGCTGGACGGCCGAGTTCCGCATTCCATTGAGTCAGCTCCGGTTCAGTGACCGGGACGATCACACCTTCGGCATCGGCATCTTCCGCGAGGTGGCGCGGCTCAATGAGCGCACGAGCTGGCCTTTGTTCCGTCGGACGCAGTTCGGCATCGCGTCGCAGCTGGGCGAGATCCACGGTATCCGCGGCATCGGCAACAACCGGCGGCTCGAAGTCATGCCCTATTCGGTGCAATCCAACGAGTCCCGGCAGCGCGGCGCCGCGTTCGGCCGCACGCAGCGCTCCTCGTTTGGCGCCGACATGAAGGTCGGCCTGTCGTCCAACCTCACGCTCGACGCCACGATCAACCCCGACTTCGGTCAGGTGGAAGCCGATCCCGCGGTGCTCAACCTTGGTGCGTTCGAGCAGTTCTTCGAGGAGCGGCGTCCGTTCTTTCTCGAGGGCACTGGCATTTTCTCGTTTGCCATCGACTGCAATGACGGACAGTGCACCGGGCCGTTCTACTCGCGCCGCATCGGGCGTCCGCCACAGACCGGATTCCTCAGCCGCGACGGACTCGCCGTGCCCACGTCCTCCACGATCCTCGGCGCGGCCAAACTCACCGGTCGCCTCTCCAGCGGCCTCTCGATCGGCGTGATGAACGCCGTGACGGCGCGCGAGGACGTCGCCGACACGCTCACCGTCGAGCCGCGGACCAACTATTTCGTGGGGCGCCTGCAGCAGGATCTGCGCGGAGGACGCAGCGGCATCGGCCTCATCATGAGCGCGGTCAACCGCGACCTCGACGACCAGACGTTGCCCTGGCTGCGCCGCGCGGCCTACACGGGAGGACTGGACCTGCGCCATCGCTTTGGCCCCGGTGGCAACCTCCAGTTCTCCGGGCACCTGCTCGGCAGCACCGTCCAGGGCTCGACCGATGCCATCGCGCGCACACAGCGCAACGGCGTGCATTTCTACCAGCGACCCGACGACGATATCCAGTTCGACTCGACGCGCACGAGCCTCAGCGGTGTGAGCGGAGGGCTCAACCTGCAAAAGAGCGGTGGCGGCATCACGCGCTTTCACACCGGCGTCTGGTACAAGTCGCCGGGTCTCGAGGTCAACGACGTCGGGTACATGCAAAGCGTGAACAACATGGGCCAGTCGAACTGGTTTGCCCTGTCGTTCCAGGAACCGCGGGCGTTCTATCGCCGGTTGCAGATCAACTTCAACCAGTGGAACAGCTGGCTTTCCGATGGCACCAACACTGGGCACGGCGGCAACGTCAACATGAACGGCCAGCTCAAGAACATGTGGTTCTTCTTCGGCGGTGTGGGCGGCGAGATGGGCGCCCTGTGTGCCGCCTGCCTGCGGGGCGGCCCGACCTATCGCGAGATGGCGAGGATGTTCTCGTTCTTCGGGTTCACTGGCGACCAGCGACGGGTGGCTGTGCCCGAGATGTTCGTGAACTTCAGCCGGGGCGATGCCGGGCGGTCGCACAGCCTGAACCTCAACCCCAGCGTCGCATTCCGCCTGGCCTCGCAGTTCTCGGCGCGCGTCGGCGTGAGCTATTCGCGCAACGTCGATGACCGCCAGTTTCTCGGCAACTACGGCGTCATCGGCAGCGACACCGCGCACTACACCGTGGCGCACCTCGACCAGAAGACCGTCGCGGTCACCACGCGCGTCAACTGGACTGCCTCGCCCACGCTCTCGCTGCAGGTGTACGCGCAGCCCTTTGCCACCGGGGGCGAGTACTCCGACTGGCGCCGTGTGCGCGATCCGCGAAACCGCTCGTATGACTCGCAGTTCGAGCCCTTCACGCAGCGCGGTGAGCCGGGCGGCTTCAATTTCAAGCAGTTCCGCTCCAACAGCGTGCTGCGTTGGGAGTACCGGCCCGGGTCGACGCTGTTCTTCGTCTGGCAGCAGGGCCGCACCCAGGACGGGCTCGATGCCGGCTCCTTCCGACTCGGCCGCGACTACCGCAACCTGTTCGGCGCACACCCGGAGAACACCTTCCTCGTGAAGGCGAGTTACTGGTTCAGCCTCTGAGCCGTCGGCAGTCGCATGAGAGCGCCCGTCCCGGCGACGGGCGCTCCGGCGTTCAGGGGGCGTCGTGCATCGGGAGGACTCGACGCGCAGTCCTCCGGGTGGTGAGCCGGTAGCCCACGACATCCAGGGCCGCCTGGATCCGCGCATCCGGGACATCGCGATCGCACTCGATCTCAGCGCGCCCCAGGGCGACGTCGGCGCGACGAATGCCGTCGACTCCGGCCAACGCCTGAAAGACGGCGCGCACGCAGTGGACGGTGGTCATGCCGTCGATCTCGAGCGCGATGTGCAGCGTGGGACGGCGAGGAACTTCCATAGGTCGCGACGAAAGGTAGCTTCGTGACTGGCCGCCCGGGCCGATCTTCCCGTTTCGCCTCATCGCATGTCCGTCTCCTTCCTCGGTCTCGGCGCCATCGGCACGCCGATGGCCTCTCACCTGGCCGCGCGCGAACCGCTCGTCGTCTGGAATCGCACCACGGCCCGCGCCATTGCATTTGCCGCCGAGCACCGCGCGACCGTTGCCGCCACGCCGCGCGAAGCGGCGGTTGGGCGCGACGTCGTGATCACGTGCCTGCCCACCTCGGCGGAGGTCGCGGGCCTGTTGGACGGCGACAACGGTCTCATCGCCGGCCTCAAGGCGGGAAGCCTGCTGATCGACTGCACGTCGGGTGACCCGGCGTCATCGCAACGCATTTCGGCCCGTCTCGCCGAGCACGGCGTGGGATTTCTCGATGCGCCGGTGAGCGGTGGAACCAGCGGCGCGGTGAACGGCACGCTGACGGTGATGTGCGGCGGTGACGAGGCCACGTTTGCCCGCGCCCGACCCGTGCTCGAGGCATTCGGACGCAAGATCGTGCTCGTGGGGCCGGTCGGGGCGGGGCACGCGCTCAAGGCCGTCAACAATGCCTGGCTGGCGGTCCATATCTGGTCGGCCGCGGAGGGACTGGCCGCGCTGACTAAAGCCGGGGTGAAGCCGAGCGCTGCGCTCGAGGTGATCAACGCCTCGAGCGGGCGATCGAATGCGTCGGAGAACCTGATCCCGCAGCGCGTGTTGACGCGCGCGTTTCCGCGGACGTTCAAGCTGGCGTTGCTGGAGAAGGACGTGGCGATCGCCGCCGACTTCCTGCGAGAGCAGCGCGTGCCGTCGTCGCTGACACAGCACGTCGCGGAGTTGTTCCGGGTCGCGCGCACCGAGCTTGGCGAAGATGCCGATCATGTCGAAGCCGTGCGCCTGATCGAGCGTTGGAGCGCGGTGGACATTGCCGACTGACTTCTGCCCTTACGGCCGGACAAAGCGCCAGCGCACGGCAGGGAAGGATGGAAGGCGACGTACGCCGGCACCACGTTGGGCTGGCACATGAAGCCTGGGAGCGGGAACGGCGCCCATGTGGCTGCGCGAAGCAGGCGGTCCGGCTACCGTGCCGCCCATCTAAAGAATGGTGCATACGGTCTTCAACCTTTGGCGTGCAGGTTCCACCACGTCCCTCATGAAATCGCCTGACGAGATCCGCGCCCTCTTTCCGGCGCTGGCCCGCGTGCATCGCGGACATCGCGTGGCCTACTTCGACGGACCCGGCGGCACGCAGGTGCCGTCACCCGTGGTGGCGGCCATGACCGACTACCTGCTCAATCACAACGCGAACACCCACTGGCTCTATCCGTCGAGCGTGGAGACGGACGCGATGTTGTGGGCCGCACGTGAGTCGGTGGCGGACTTCCTCAACTCGAGCCCGCACGACGTCTCGTTCGGCAACAACATGACCACGATCACGTTTCACCTGGCGCGGGCCCTCGGTCGTGCGTGGGGACCGGGCGACGAAGTGATCGTGACGGAGCTCGACCACCACGCGAACGTCGCGCCCTGGCGTGCGCTGGCTGCGGAGCGCGGGATCACGGTCCACACCGCGCGGATGCGGCCCGAACAGGGAGTGCTGGACTGGGCGCACCTCGAGTCGCTGGTCTCGGCAAAGACGCGCCTGCTCGCGATTGGTGCGGCGTCCAATGCGCTCGGGACGGTGAACGACATACCGCGCGCCGCCGCGCTCGCGCGTGCCGTCGGGGCGCTGCTCTTCGTCGACGCCGTGCATTACGCGGCGCACGGCGTCATCGATGTCAAGGCGTGGGACTGCGATTTTCTGGCCTGCTCGTCGTACAAGTTCTACGGTCCGCACGCCGGCGTGTTGTACGCGCGACTGGCCCTGCTCGACGCGCTCGACGTGCCCAAACTCGATCCCGCGCCCGCCGAAGCCCCCGAGCGTATCGAAACCGGAACGCAGAATCATGAGGGTATCGTCGGCATGGGCGCGGCGGTGGAGTTTCTCGCGTCGCTCTCCGAGGGTCCAACGCGTCGCGATCGGCTCGTGGCGACGATGCATGCCCTGCACGAGCGTGGGGAACTGCTCCTCGCCCAGCTCTGGCAAGGCCTCTCGGCGATCCCCGGCGTGACGATGTACGGCACGCCGCCCGGCGCAACGCGCACGCCCACGGTGTCCTTCTCGGTGCAGGGGCGGCGCTGCGACGACGTGGCACGCGGGCTCGCCGAGTCCGGCGTGTTTGCGTCCAATGGGGACTTCTACGCCACGACCACCATCGAGCGGATCGGGCGCGCGGCCGACGGTGTGGTGCGGGCGGGGTGCGCCTGCTACACCACGGCCGATGAAGTCACTCGACTCGTCGACGGCGTGCGTCGCCTCGCCTGACGAGACGCGCACCTCGCGCCCGGGGTGCGATAGCTTTCCGCCCATGTTTCGGGCTCGCGGTCTTTCGCTCGTCCTGCTCACCGCCGTCGCCTGCGGCGAGCCGGCCACCTTCGTTCCGGCGTCGTTCCTCATCGTCGCCGGCGACTCCACGTTCTGGGTGGAGTCCGCGGCGTCCGGTGTGGTCACTCGTCGGTCGCCGATGATGCTCGCGAACGTCGATGGGCGGTTTCATGAGCTGTACGTCGTCGATGAAGACCTCTCGTATCGCGATGCCCTCATGGTCGGGCAGCGCGTCTTTCGACGCGACATCCTGTCCGGGGACTCCGCCCTGGTCCGCTACGACACGACGATCGCCGGCATCGCGATGACGTGGGCGGCACGCAATCCTGACGATCGCCCCCTCGATCCCGACGAGGAGGTGAGCGATGACCCCGTGGTGCAGGCCACGACCGACACGGAATTGCTGGACGTCACCGGGCCGTTCCTCAGCTACGAGTTTCACCTCGACGTCGACATTCACGGCGAGCGCGACCAGCACCTGACCCAGCGAGGCGTGGTCGATGTGCGCGACGGCTCGCCCGTCGGTCTCGAGCGCCTGACGAGTGAGGCAGCGGCCGCGCGCACGCGA contains the following coding sequences:
- a CDS encoding carbohydrate binding family 9 domain-containing protein translates to MRPFVCVPLLIAAAPLGAQQLAPRNDPVRAPSAFTTSAIRADAAPVIDGRDRDAVWRSAQVIQGFRQFDPVEDAEPTFNTEARIAYDDRNLYILVRAFDPHPDSIMALLSRRDERTQSDYIRVTIDSYHDKRTGYQFMVNPAGVQRDIYLFNDSEEDLTWNAVWESKTAIDSLGWTAEFRIPLSQLRFSDRDDHTFGIGIFREVARLNERTSWPLFRRTQFGIASQLGEIHGIRGIGNNRRLEVMPYSVQSNESRQRGAAFGRTQRSSFGADMKVGLSSNLTLDATINPDFGQVEADPAVLNLGAFEQFFEERRPFFLEGTGIFSFAIDCNDGQCTGPFYSRRIGRPPQTGFLSRDGLAVPTSSTILGAAKLTGRLSSGLSIGVMNAVTAREDVADTLTVEPRTNYFVGRLQQDLRGGRSGIGLIMSAVNRDLDDQTLPWLRRAAYTGGLDLRHRFGPGGNLQFSGHLLGSTVQGSTDAIARTQRNGVHFYQRPDDDIQFDSTRTSLSGVSGGLNLQKSGGGITRFHTGVWYKSPGLEVNDVGYMQSVNNMGQSNWFALSFQEPRAFYRRLQINFNQWNSWLSDGTNTGHGGNVNMNGQLKNMWFFFGGVGGEMGALCAACLRGGPTYREMARMFSFFGFTGDQRRVAVPEMFVNFSRGDAGRSHSLNLNPSVAFRLASQFSARVGVSYSRNVDDRQFLGNYGVIGSDTAHYTVAHLDQKTVAVTTRVNWTASPTLSLQVYAQPFATGGEYSDWRRVRDPRNRSYDSQFEPFTQRGEPGGFNFKQFRSNSVLRWEYRPGSTLFFVWQQGRTQDGLDAGSFRLGRDYRNLFGAHPENTFLVKASYWFSL
- a CDS encoding copper chaperone — encoded protein: MEVPRRPTLHIALEIDGMTTVHCVRAVFQALAGVDGIRRADVALGRAEIECDRDVPDARIQAALDVVGYRLTTRRTARRVLPMHDAP
- a CDS encoding NAD(P)-dependent oxidoreductase, whose translation is MSVSFLGLGAIGTPMASHLAAREPLVVWNRTTARAIAFAAEHRATVAATPREAAVGRDVVITCLPTSAEVAGLLDGDNGLIAGLKAGSLLIDCTSGDPASSQRISARLAEHGVGFLDAPVSGGTSGAVNGTLTVMCGGDEATFARARPVLEAFGRKIVLVGPVGAGHALKAVNNAWLAVHIWSAAEGLAALTKAGVKPSAALEVINASSGRSNASENLIPQRVLTRAFPRTFKLALLEKDVAIAADFLREQRVPSSLTQHVAELFRVARTELGEDADHVEAVRLIERWSAVDIAD
- a CDS encoding cysteine desulfurase-like protein, coding for MKSPDEIRALFPALARVHRGHRVAYFDGPGGTQVPSPVVAAMTDYLLNHNANTHWLYPSSVETDAMLWAARESVADFLNSSPHDVSFGNNMTTITFHLARALGRAWGPGDEVIVTELDHHANVAPWRALAAERGITVHTARMRPEQGVLDWAHLESLVSAKTRLLAIGAASNALGTVNDIPRAAALARAVGALLFVDAVHYAAHGVIDVKAWDCDFLACSSYKFYGPHAGVLYARLALLDALDVPKLDPAPAEAPERIETGTQNHEGIVGMGAAVEFLASLSEGPTRRDRLVATMHALHERGELLLAQLWQGLSAIPGVTMYGTPPGATRTPTVSFSVQGRRCDDVARGLAESGVFASNGDFYATTTIERIGRAADGVVRAGCACYTTADEVTRLVDGVRRLA